A genomic window from Candidatus Anoxymicrobium japonicum includes:
- a CDS encoding ribonuclease PH, with product MRTDGRTPDQMRPVKITRDYIPHAEGSVLIELGRTRVICTVTYEGKAPRFLAGTQRGWVTAEYSMLPRSTGIRSKREATSGRQGGRTMEIQRLIGRSLRAVTDASVFPDSTFWVDCDVIEADGGTRTAAITGAYVALRDAFDTMVDEGVIAKSGVIGNIAAISIGVVAGAPCLDLCFEEDVHADVDLNLVATERGEIIEIQGTSERRPLARADLDTILDLGLSGVRELIAYQDIVLSEKRPGV from the coding sequence ATAAGGACGGACGGCAGAACTCCGGATCAGATGAGACCGGTGAAGATCACTCGCGATTACATACCACACGCGGAAGGCTCGGTTCTGATTGAACTCGGGCGCACGCGGGTTATCTGTACCGTGACGTACGAGGGGAAGGCGCCGCGATTCCTCGCCGGTACGCAGAGAGGTTGGGTAACGGCTGAGTACTCGATGCTACCTCGCTCGACAGGTATCCGCAGCAAGCGCGAGGCTACCTCCGGGCGTCAGGGAGGTAGGACTATGGAAATCCAGCGCCTCATCGGGAGGTCGTTGCGTGCCGTGACTGACGCGAGCGTGTTCCCGGATAGCACGTTTTGGGTTGACTGTGACGTTATCGAGGCGGACGGCGGGACCCGCACGGCCGCGATAACCGGCGCGTATGTGGCATTGCGCGACGCCTTTGACACCATGGTCGATGAAGGAGTGATCGCGAAATCCGGCGTTATCGGCAATATCGCCGCGATCAGCATTGGAGTGGTCGCGGGCGCGCCCTGTCTTGATCTCTGTTTTGAGGAAGACGTCCATGCGGATGTAGACTTGAACCTGGTAGCGACTGAGCGGGGCGAGATAATCGAAATACAGGGCACCTCAGAGCGCAGGCCCCTCGCGCGCGCGGATCTTGACACAATTCTCGATCTTGGACTGTCGGGCGTTCGTGAGCTTATCGCTTATCAAGATATCGTGCTGTCAGAAAAGCGGCCCGGCGTCTGA
- the rdgB gene encoding non-canonical purine NTP pyrophosphatase, RdgB/HAM1 family produces the protein MDVVVASKNHGKIREIRGILDLPGLNLLTFEDLGDWPEREETGLTFQENATMKAAWLLDRFGRATLADDSGLEVDWLGGRPGVRSSRYAGPECDHDRNIAKLLEEMEDAPPASRTARFVCVIALALPGGEVKLARGDCEGVILGERIGVGGFGYDSIFQPAGFGQSMAQLSLEEKNSISHRGKALRAIHAKFAVDVEVDGRPQED, from the coding sequence ATGGACGTCGTCGTCGCCTCGAAAAACCACGGAAAGATTCGTGAGATCCGGGGAATTCTGGATCTTCCCGGATTGAATTTACTTACCTTTGAAGATCTCGGTGACTGGCCCGAGCGCGAGGAGACGGGCTTGACTTTCCAGGAGAACGCGACCATGAAAGCCGCCTGGTTGCTTGACCGTTTCGGGCGCGCGACTCTGGCCGACGACTCGGGGCTCGAGGTGGACTGGTTGGGAGGCCGGCCGGGCGTGCGCTCCTCGAGATACGCGGGGCCCGAGTGCGATCACGACAGAAACATCGCGAAATTGCTCGAGGAGATGGAAGACGCGCCACCCGCGAGCCGAACGGCGCGTTTCGTTTGTGTCATCGCGCTCGCGCTGCCAGGCGGTGAAGTGAAGCTTGCTCGTGGTGATTGCGAAGGTGTAATTCTGGGCGAGCGCATAGGCGTCGGCGGCTTTGGGTACGATTCGATCTTCCAGCCCGCGGGGTTCGGCCAATCCATGGCCCAGTTGTCGCTCGAGGAAAAGAACAGTATCAGCCACCGCGGCAAAGCGCTTCGCGCGATTCATGCGAAGTTTGCGGTAGACGTAGAGGTGGACGGTAGACCCCAGGAGGATTAA
- the rfbD gene encoding dTDP-4-dehydrorhamnose reductase, with amino-acid sequence MKILLTGSNGQLGADFRRVAGHEHEVVAHDLDLDITDRRAVKARVSEVEPDIVVNAAAYTNVDAAESDELNAYNVNALGPWNLALACQAAGVPLLHVSTDFVFSGESDTPYTEFDLPDPSGVYGKSKYAGELYVTGLLDRYYICRTSWLYGVGGGNFVKTMLTAGRERNEVKVVDDQEGAPTYSLDLARKLLEIIATGAYGVYHLSNQGSITWRQFACDIFEIAGIDTPVLPITTRELDRPAPRPRYSTMRGLALEMAGMAPMRPYREALEQFILEDIPSFHAEVSAP; translated from the coding sequence ATGAAGATACTTTTGACCGGCAGCAACGGACAGCTTGGCGCCGATTTCCGGCGCGTGGCCGGGCATGAGCACGAGGTCGTCGCCCACGATCTGGATCTCGACATCACGGATCGCCGGGCGGTCAAGGCGCGCGTGTCCGAGGTCGAGCCTGACATTGTCGTGAACGCGGCCGCTTACACCAACGTGGATGCGGCCGAGTCCGATGAGCTCAACGCCTACAATGTGAACGCGCTGGGGCCCTGGAACCTCGCGCTCGCGTGCCAGGCGGCGGGGGTTCCTCTACTGCACGTGTCAACCGACTTTGTCTTCAGCGGCGAGTCCGACACCCCTTACACCGAGTTCGATCTGCCAGATCCCAGTGGCGTTTATGGGAAGAGCAAGTACGCGGGCGAGCTGTACGTCACCGGCCTGCTCGACCGCTATTACATCTGCAGAACGTCGTGGCTATACGGCGTGGGTGGAGGCAACTTTGTGAAGACCATGCTCACCGCAGGCAGAGAGCGCAACGAGGTGAAGGTCGTTGACGACCAGGAGGGCGCTCCCACATATTCACTCGACCTGGCGCGCAAGCTCCTGGAGATAATCGCGACCGGAGCTTACGGCGTCTATCACTTGAGCAACCAGGGCAGCATCACCTGGAGACAGTTTGCTTGCGACATCTTCGAGATCGCTGGAATAGATACGCCCGTCTTGCCGATAACCACCCGCGAGCTTGACAGGCCCGCGCCGCGCCCGCGGTACTCGACAATGAGAGGGCTCGCGCTCGAGATGGCGGGCATGGCCCCGATGCGCCCGTACCGCGAGGCGCTTGAGCAGTTCATCTTAGAGGATATTCCTTCCTTCCATGCTGAGGTGAGCGCGCCTTGA
- a CDS encoding glycosyltransferase family 1 protein — MKCLHLIHRYWPARGGSEKFFIEISERLVADGNEVTVFTTDALDIQHYWLPNKERIDNPRETHNGVDIRRFNVKRLPKHSQALRVLGKIPGLAPRSVFSFPSPLAPGMLKSVFSSERFDIVHATALPYDSILYCAYRIAKRQEIPLVYSPFFHLGEEGVKDVRRFYTRGHQMRLIKSADRVLVQTGIERDFLAASGFPHERMVLLGMGINPSELAGGDGTRFRRKHDIAGPIVCYIGPRTYDKGTFHLLDAMEKLWAGGDPSTLVLAGMDIEDFRRYHAKLPARLKSKCVLLDYVPEQDKLDLLDACNLLALPSRSDSFGIVFLEAWFYGKPVVGALAGGIPGLVRDGIDGLLVSFGDVKELALSIQKLLLDQEYARSLGEAGRQRTLAEFTWDKKYAVVKQLYEELTGAGVES; from the coding sequence TTGAAGTGCCTTCACCTGATCCACAGGTACTGGCCCGCGCGCGGCGGCTCCGAGAAGTTTTTCATCGAGATCAGTGAGCGGCTGGTCGCGGACGGCAACGAGGTCACGGTCTTCACGACCGACGCCCTGGACATTCAGCACTACTGGCTCCCGAACAAGGAGCGCATCGATAATCCCCGCGAGACGCACAACGGGGTCGATATCCGCAGGTTTAACGTCAAGCGCCTCCCAAAGCATTCGCAGGCCCTGCGGGTGCTGGGAAAAATCCCCGGGCTCGCGCCCCGCAGCGTCTTCTCGTTCCCCTCGCCGCTGGCGCCGGGCATGCTCAAGAGTGTTTTTTCTTCCGAGAGGTTCGACATAGTCCACGCCACGGCGCTCCCGTACGATTCGATACTGTACTGCGCGTACCGCATCGCGAAGCGGCAGGAAATACCGCTTGTTTACTCGCCGTTTTTTCACCTTGGCGAGGAAGGCGTGAAAGACGTGCGCCGCTTCTACACGCGAGGGCATCAGATGCGGCTGATAAAGAGCGCCGACAGAGTTCTCGTTCAGACCGGCATCGAGCGCGATTTCCTGGCGGCGTCGGGGTTTCCCCATGAGCGGATGGTGCTTTTGGGCATGGGCATCAACCCGTCGGAGCTGGCGGGCGGCGACGGGACGCGCTTCAGGCGCAAACACGACATCGCCGGGCCGATCGTCTGCTATATCGGGCCCAGGACGTACGACAAAGGGACATTCCACCTTCTCGACGCGATGGAGAAGTTATGGGCCGGCGGCGACCCGTCCACGCTGGTTCTTGCCGGCATGGACATCGAGGATTTCAGGCGCTACCACGCGAAGTTGCCCGCGCGCCTGAAGTCGAAGTGCGTCCTGCTCGACTACGTCCCCGAGCAAGACAAACTCGACCTGCTGGACGCGTGTAACTTGCTGGCGCTTCCATCCAGGTCGGATTCGTTCGGCATCGTCTTTCTCGAGGCGTGGTTCTACGGCAAGCCGGTGGTCGGCGCGCTCGCCGGCGGCATACCCGGGCTGGTTCGCGACGGCATCGACGGCCTGCTCGTTTCGTTCGGTGACGTCAAGGAACTCGCGCTCTCGATACAGAAATTGCTATTGGATCAGGAGTACGCGCGCTCTCTGGGCGAGGCCGGCCGCCAGCGCACGCTCGCGGAGTTCACGTGGGACAAAAAGTACGCCGTGGTCAAGCAGTTGTACGAGGAGCTTACGGGCGCTGGCGTCGAATCGTAG
- a CDS encoding glycosyl transferase, with translation MKLSVIMPTHNEEATIEEVIRRVRAVDLGDVALEVIVVDDASTDSTPSRLAAFEGKENVTVLSHQINRGKGAAIRTGLESVTGDMVIIQDADLEYDPGDYPRLIEPVMTGRADVVYGSRFKGSCENMAFANLVANKILAWTATLLFGKRITDEATCYKVFKTDVLRSFDLQCERFEFCPEVTARALRGGYRLLEVPISYRARTVEAGKKIRASDGIQAVWTLVRFRFKRKRIRKSA, from the coding sequence TTGAAGCTTTCGGTGATCATGCCGACGCATAACGAAGAGGCGACAATCGAAGAAGTGATTCGCCGTGTCCGCGCGGTCGATCTCGGGGACGTGGCGCTCGAGGTCATTGTGGTGGACGACGCGTCCACGGATTCCACGCCTTCGAGGCTGGCCGCCTTCGAGGGGAAAGAGAACGTGACGGTTTTATCCCACCAGATAAACCGCGGCAAAGGCGCCGCTATCCGCACAGGGCTCGAGTCGGTCACCGGAGACATGGTGATCATCCAGGACGCCGATCTCGAGTACGATCCCGGCGACTACCCGCGTCTTATCGAGCCTGTAATGACCGGGCGCGCCGACGTCGTTTACGGCAGCCGCTTCAAGGGCAGTTGTGAGAACATGGCTTTCGCGAACCTTGTGGCAAACAAGATACTGGCGTGGACGGCCACGTTGCTGTTCGGGAAGCGTATTACAGATGAGGCAACCTGCTATAAGGTTTTTAAGACGGACGTGTTGCGCTCGTTCGATCTTCAGTGCGAGCGCTTCGAGTTCTGTCCCGAGGTGACCGCCAGGGCGCTTCGGGGAGGGTACCGCCTGCTCGAAGTTCCGATTTCCTACCGCGCCCGGACGGTCGAGGCCGGCAAGAAGATTCGCGCGTCCGATGGCATCCAGGCGGTGTGGACGCTGGTGCGCTTCAGGTTCAAGCGCAAGCGCATACGGAAGAGCGCCTGA
- a CDS encoding ABC transporter: protein MMIERLKDLWCHRELLFNMTRKELKVKYKRSVLGFVWSFMTPLIMLAVFSLVFSILAKTPMNWFVIYLMSGLFPWLFFVNSLMQSVGSVVGNPGLVKKVYFPREVLPIASVGANIFHFILQMLILLLFLVIIGWHFSIYILYLPLVMLLEIVLTMGLALCISSANVYLRDVQHFTEVATMAWFWLCPIVYTIGAVMGQLGSFFKLYLCNPMTNIVQLYQFIIYNPRFYAPKSYIEARPPRGQPAVIYLSFWGIFATIVLSVLLLVFGYYYFIMKERGFAEQI, encoded by the coding sequence ATGATGATAGAAAGACTCAAAGATCTATGGTGCCACCGGGAGCTCCTCTTCAACATGACCAGGAAGGAGCTCAAGGTCAAATACAAGCGCTCAGTGCTGGGGTTCGTGTGGTCGTTCATGACTCCGCTCATCATGCTGGCCGTCTTCAGCCTCGTCTTTTCAATTCTGGCCAAAACCCCCATGAACTGGTTTGTGATCTACCTGATGTCAGGCCTCTTCCCGTGGCTGTTTTTCGTGAACTCGCTCATGCAGAGCGTTGGCTCAGTCGTCGGCAACCCGGGTCTCGTGAAGAAGGTTTACTTTCCCCGCGAGGTTCTGCCAATCGCCTCGGTAGGCGCGAACATATTCCACTTCATCCTGCAGATGCTGATCCTGCTGCTGTTTCTCGTCATTATCGGCTGGCACTTTTCAATATACATCTTGTACCTGCCGCTGGTGATGTTGCTCGAGATCGTCTTAACGATGGGCCTGGCCCTCTGCATCTCCTCGGCGAACGTTTACTTGAGGGACGTCCAGCACTTCACGGAAGTCGCCACAATGGCGTGGTTCTGGCTGTGCCCTATCGTTTACACGATTGGCGCAGTGATGGGCCAGTTGGGAAGTTTTTTCAAGCTGTACCTGTGCAACCCAATGACCAACATCGTGCAACTTTACCAGTTTATAATCTATAATCCGCGCTTCTACGCCCCAAAATCTTATATAGAAGCGCGTCCACCCAGAGGGCAGCCGGCCGTGATCTACCTGTCTTTCTGGGGCATATTCGCCACGATTGTCCTGTCGGTACTGTTGCTCGTCTTCGGCTACTACTATTTCATCATGAAGGAGCGCGGGTTTGCCGAGCAGATATAA